The DNA region AATGGCGGGAAAAACAATCATTTCGGATGACGCGGCACATCTATTGGTGGTCGATGACGACACCCGAATCCGCGCTCTTTTGAACCGTTACCTGACGGAGAACGGCTTCCGGGTGACCGTGGCTGCGGATGGCGCCGAGGCGCAACGCAAGCTTGCCGGGCTCGACTTCGATCTCATCATCATGGACGTGATGATGCCGGGCGAATCCGGCATCGACGTAACGCGCGGCCTGCGCGCCATCAAAAACGTGCCGATCATCATGCTGACAGCGCTCGCGGAGTCCGACAATCGCATCGCGGGACTTGAAGCCGGCGCCGACGATTATCTCTCGAAGCCTTTCGATCCGCGTGAACTGGTGCTGCGCGTCAACAATATCCTGCGCCGCAACGCCTCCGACGCGCCGAAAATCGAGCAGATTATGTTCGGCCCGTACACTTTCTCGCTCACTCGCAAGGAACTGAAGAAGGCGACGGAAGTGATCCGCCTCACGGACCGCGAGCAGGAGATCATGCTGCTTTTTGCCAGGCGTGCCGGCGATACCATTCCGCGCCACGAGCTCATCGGCAATGACGTCGACGTCGGCGAGCGCACGATCGACGTGCAGATCAATCGGCTGCGCCGCAAGATCGAGGACGATCCCGCAAATCCTGTCTGGCTGCAGACGGTTCGTGGTATAGGATACAGGCTGAGCATCGATTGATGGCCTCAACGTCAGGATCGCGACTGTGATGGTGACTTTCGACTCCCTACGCCGCGAAGAGCGCTCGCCAGCCTCCGGATGGAAAGGGTTCGGCCGCTGGCTGCGCCGCCGTCTGCCGACCGGCCTCTACGTCCGTTCGCTGCTGATCATCATCATTCCCATGGTGCTGCTGCAGTCCATCGTTGCCGCGGTCTTCATGGAGCGCCATTGGCAAATGGTGACGCAGCGCCTGTCGATGGCGGTCACCCGCGATATCGCAGCGATCATTCAAATCATCGAAACCTATCCGCAGGATGCGGATTTCAGCGAAGCCACGCGCATCGCCCGCGAGCAGTTGAACCTGCAGATTTCGATCGAGCCCGACGGAGAACTGCCGCCACCGCGCGAAAAGCCGTTCTTCTCCATCCTCGATGGCATCCTGAGCGATGAGATCAGCGACCAGATCAAGCGGCCCTACTGGATCGACACCGTGGGAGATTCGAGCCTCGTTGAAATCCGGATAAAGCTGGACGCCAAGATTCTGCGCGTTTTGACCAAGCGCAACCAGACCTATGCGTCGAACACGCATATCTTCATCGTCTGGATGGTCGGCGCCTCTCTCGTGCTGATCGGCGTATCGATCCTCTTCCTGCGCGGCCAGATTCGGCCGATCCTGACGCTCGCGCAAGCCGCCGAGAGCTTTGGCAAGGGACATAAACACGATGACTTCTATCCGCGCGGCGCCGACGAGGTCAGACGCGCAGGACTTGCCTTCATCCTGATGCGCGAACGCATCGAACGGCAGATCGAACAGCGAACCGCGATGCTGACCGGCGTCAGTCACGACCTGCGCACGGTGCTGACCCGCTTCAAGCTGCAGCTAGCCCTTGCCGGCAACAGTCCCGAACTCCAAGGCCTGAATGACGACGTCAACGACATGCAATCGATGCTTGAGGCCTATATGGCCTTTGCGCGCAGCGAGATCGAAGAGGATGTTGGAGAACTGAAGCTCAGCGAACTGCTCGGAAAGATCGAAACGGACTTCGCCCTGCACGAAAAGACGCTCAGCTATTCGATCGAAGGCGAAGATGAAATCCTGGTTCGGCCGAACGCATTCACGCGCCTGGTGGCTAACCTCGCCTCCAATGCCCGCCGCTATGCGAATGCGCTGAACATTGAAGCAAAGCACAGTGCGAAATGGCTGACGCTGAACTTCGATGATGATGGCCCCGGCATTCCCGAGAAAAATCGCGAGGACGTCTTCAAGCCCTTCTTCCGTCTCGATGAAGCGCGCAATCTGGACGCTTCCGGCACCGGCCTCGGCCTTGCCATCGCCCGCGATATCGCCCGCAGCCACGGTGGCAACGTCACGCT from Rhizobium sullae includes:
- a CDS encoding response regulator, producing MAGKTIISDDAAHLLVVDDDTRIRALLNRYLTENGFRVTVAADGAEAQRKLAGLDFDLIIMDVMMPGESGIDVTRGLRAIKNVPIIMLTALAESDNRIAGLEAGADDYLSKPFDPRELVLRVNNILRRNASDAPKIEQIMFGPYTFSLTRKELKKATEVIRLTDREQEIMLLFARRAGDTIPRHELIGNDVDVGERTIDVQINRLRRKIEDDPANPVWLQTVRGIGYRLSID
- a CDS encoding ATP-binding protein encodes the protein MVTFDSLRREERSPASGWKGFGRWLRRRLPTGLYVRSLLIIIIPMVLLQSIVAAVFMERHWQMVTQRLSMAVTRDIAAIIQIIETYPQDADFSEATRIAREQLNLQISIEPDGELPPPREKPFFSILDGILSDEISDQIKRPYWIDTVGDSSLVEIRIKLDAKILRVLTKRNQTYASNTHIFIVWMVGASLVLIGVSILFLRGQIRPILTLAQAAESFGKGHKHDDFYPRGADEVRRAGLAFILMRERIERQIEQRTAMLTGVSHDLRTVLTRFKLQLALAGNSPELQGLNDDVNDMQSMLEAYMAFARSEIEEDVGELKLSELLGKIETDFALHEKTLSYSIEGEDEILVRPNAFTRLVANLASNARRYANALNIEAKHSAKWLTLNFDDDGPGIPEKNREDVFKPFFRLDEARNLDASGTGLGLAIARDIARSHGGNVTLGDSPLGGLRATIRIPA